The genome window CATTAATTTGAGGCTTTTTTTTATAACAACAAGTTAAATTTTAACATAAACTGTAGAAAAACTACAACTTAGCTTTGTACGAATTTTGCTATATTGCAAAGGAATTAACAAATAAAAAATGGAAGAAAGTTTAAAAGCTTACGAAAAAACGATTAAAAAAAAACACAGTTTTGGTTGGTCACCAAAATTTGAAGAAGAATTTAGAACTAATTTAAGCGAAAAGACTTTTATTCCAATTGCTGAGAAAACTATTGAAAAATTAGAATGGGATTTAGTTTATAAAGATCAAACAAATATTGAAGCTAGACGAAAAGAAAATAATTTTGGTTTTGATAAATGGACAGAATCAATTACAATTAACTTTAGTCACGGCAAAGTTAACGTTAAAAGTGAATCATTAGGAAATGAAATGTGGGATAATGGACGTAACTCAAAAAGAGTTAAATTATTTATTCATACTTTAAAAGAAATAGAAAAAAATTATGATAAAGAAGCTTTAGAAAAAATAGAAATAGAAGTTGATAAAAAAAATAATTGGGATGACTATATCATACCCGACAGCCTTCCTAATCCAACAAAAAATAAAAAACCTGACTTTACTATTCCTGTCATAGGAGGACTAATTATTTCTATAATTATAAGTTTTATTATTGCTAAACTATCGACAAATGGATTTTATATAATTGGTCTTTTTGAATTTGTAGTTGCTTTTATAATTGGTTTTTCATTAAACCAAATGATTAAGTTATCAAATTTTACAGAATTTAAAAAGCTTCAATATTTGCTAATTGGAATGGTTATATTAATTTATGTTCTAAATCAATATTTCCAATATGAAATAATTTTAAGAGAAAACAACTATGATAGAATTGGATTCTTTGAATTTATTAAGCTTAGATTAGAACATGGCCTAACTATTAAAAAATTAAATACAGGTTGGATAGGTCTAGTAATTAGTTGGGTTTTACAATTTGTAATTACATATTATTTTGGGCTTTTAAAATTAATAACATCTATAACTGTTTATCAATTAGAAAGAATTCCAACTGAAGTTGTTGATTTTGCTTATTATCATTTAGTAAAAGATAAAACTGAAATTGAAGTTAGAAAAGAATTATCGTCAAAAGGTTGGTCTGAAAAACAATGTCAAGATGAAGTTTTTGAAGCTATTGGTGCAATTCATGATGCAACAGAATTAAATAGAATGAAATAAATTATAATAACTAATACATGATTAAGGCAAAATAAAAACAGCTACTAACAATTAAAATCAACTCAAATGAAAAAAATTCTACTCTCTTTTTTTACTTTTTTTTCTATTTACAATTACTCACAAGGTTGTGTTGACAAAGTTGTTTGCTCTGATGACACCATAACAATATTTCTTCTTGATGGAACTACACTTACTTGGGGAAAAAATCAATACGGTCAGCTAGGCAACAATACAACTACACTACAAAGTTCACCAATTCCAACAATAAACGGAAGCGATTGGGCAGACATCAATCATGCGCGTATGCACACAGTAGCGATTCATCAAAACGGAACTTTGTGGACTTGGGGAAACAATGCTGTTGGACAACTTGGCAACGGAACTACAACAGATAGTTATGTTCCAGTGCAAGTTGGCACTGATTCTGATTGGTCTGTAATATCTCCAGGAAATCTACATACAGTTGCATTAAAATCAAATGGCACACTTTGGGGTTGGGGAAATAACGGCGCTTACGAATTAAAAAATGGCGGTTCAAACGTTGTTACAAGTCCTGTTCAATTAAGTCCAGATACCGATTGGAATAAAATTTATGGTGGCTATTTCAAAACATTTGCTATCAAAAACAATGGAACTTTATGGGGAATAGGCAGAAACAATTCTGGAGATTTAGGAGTTGGTTCTACCATCACTGTTTATAATATAACGCAAATTGGAACAGATTCTGATTGGCAGAAAATTTCGGCTGCTCGTGATCGATATACACTTGCATTAAAAACTAATGGAACACTTTGGGCTTGGGGAAATAATGAAAATGGCCGTTTAGGAGATGGTACAACTATTAATAGAACTGGACCTGTTCAAATTGGAAACAGCACTTGGAAAGATATTGCGGCTGGAAACTTTCATGCTATCGGAATAAAATCGGATGGAACACTTTGGCAATGGGGTTCTTATGGATGGATAAACGGTAGTATAATGATTCCAATAAGTCATGCACCAGTTCAAGTAGGAACTGATACCAATTGGAAATCAGTTTCAGCAGGTTATTCTAGTTCTTATGCTGTAAAAGAAGACAACACTTTATATGCTTGGGGTTATAGTGGCGGTTATTTAGGAGATGGAACTGC of Flavobacterium channae contains these proteins:
- a CDS encoding RCC1 domain-containing protein; protein product: MKKILLSFFTFFSIYNYSQGCVDKVVCSDDTITIFLLDGTTLTWGKNQYGQLGNNTTTLQSSPIPTINGSDWADINHARMHTVAIHQNGTLWTWGNNAVGQLGNGTTTDSYVPVQVGTDSDWSVISPGNLHTVALKSNGTLWGWGNNGAYELKNGGSNVVTSPVQLSPDTDWNKIYGGYFKTFAIKNNGTLWGIGRNNSGDLGVGSTITVYNITQIGTDSDWQKISAARDRYTLALKTNGTLWAWGNNENGRLGDGTTINRTGPVQIGNSTWKDIAAGNFHAIGIKSDGTLWQWGSYGWINGSIMIPISHAPVQVGTDTNWKSVSAGYSSSYAVKEDNTLYAWGYSGGYLGDGTATSYANPILFPCSTLSAESFENTAISFYPNPVKDELNILNSTEIEKFEIFNVIGQNVMQGSIQNDKINLTQLSEGMYICHFYKNNGQSITHKFIKE